A DNA window from Synchiropus splendidus isolate RoL2022-P1 chromosome 2, RoL_Sspl_1.0, whole genome shotgun sequence contains the following coding sequences:
- the LOC128754265 gene encoding neuronal membrane glycoprotein M6-a-like → MEENMDESQSQKGCKECCDRCVGSLPWASLIATILLYMGVALFCGCGHEALSGTVTIMQNYFEIIKAPGDTLDVFTIIDILKYIIYGLAAGFFVFGVLLLVEGFFTTGAIRDLYGEFKISACGRCLTAFLMFLAYLFFLVWLGVTAFTSLPVFIYFNVWTMCQNTSVVEGANICLDLRQFGAVTFTEEKKVCTGSEKFFKMCESNELDLTFHLFVCALAGAGAAVIAMVHFLMALAANWGYLKDASRMQKYEDIKSKEEQELHDIHSTRSKERLNAYT, encoded by the exons GGTGCAAGGAGTGCTGTGATAGATGTGTGGGCAGTCTGCCCTGGGCCTCCCTCATCGCCACCATCCTTCTGTACATGGGTGTGGCTCTGTTCTGTGGCTGTGGCCATGAGGCCTTGAGTGGAACCGTCACCATTATGCAGAACTACTTTGAGATCATCAAAGCCCCAGGAGACACCTTGGACGTTTTCACCAT CATTGACATTCTGAAGTACATCATCTATGGTCTGGCTGCTGGATTCTTTGTGTTTGGAGTGCTGTTGCTTGTGGAGGGATTCTTCACCACTGGTGCTATCCGAGACCTATACGGAGAGTTTAAGATCTCTGCTTGTGGACGCTGCCTAACTGCTTTT cTGATGTTCCTGGCTTACCTGTTCTTCTTAGTCTggcttggagtgacagccttcACTAGCCTGCCTGTTTTCATCTACTTCAATGTGTGGACCATGTGCCAGAACACCAGCGTGGTGGAGGGAGCGAACATCTGTCTGGATCTGCGCCAGTTTG GCGCTGTGACCTTCACTGAGGAGAAAAAGGTGTGTACAGGATCCGAGAAGTTCTTCAAGATGTGTGAATCCAATGAG TTGGACCTGACCTTCCATCTGTTTGTGTGCGCTCTAGCTGGAGCCGGAGCAGCTGTGATCGCCATG GTTCACTTTCTGATGGCTCTGGCTGCTAACTGGGGCTACCTGAAGGACGCCAGCCGGATGCAAAAATACGAAGACATAAAGTcaaaggaggagcaggagctgcaTGACATCCACTCCACTCGCTCCAAAGAACGCCTCAATGCTTACACATAA